CGAGGCCCGCGATGGCCCCCTCGGCTCGCGCTGGCGGCCGCACCGCCCGAGCCTGGACGCGCCCTGCCCCTACGCCGCCCTCTATCCCCAGGACGGCTGTCCCTGGTGCGCGGCCGAGCGCCGCCGCGCCGAGTCCGGCGCCCTGCCTTCACCGCGGCGCACCGCCTGAGCGCCTGACCGGCAGCCTCAGTGCGCCGTGCTCCCGGGAGACTATCCCGGCTGAACTTGCCTCGGAGGCAGAAGGAACCAGGGCACGCCCCGCGCGGCCCGCGGCGCATGCCTAAGCACTACGCCCGCGAGCCTCACCAGCGCGCGGGATGCCCTTTCCTGGCCCGCCGACCAGGCGAAACCGTAAGCGTCCCGCAGCTCCGGCTCCAGCAGCGCGACGGTCATTTGCCGCAGCGCCCACCCCCCGAGCCCCGACAGGCCTCGGCCCGAGAAGAGGTCGCGCGCGATCTCCCGCGCCTCCGGTGTCACCTCCAGCCGCGACGACGCCAGCGCCATGTACTCCCTGAACCCCCGCAGGTCTGGAGGCGAGAGATCCCGCCGCACGCCAAGCAGCCCGCCGGCGGCCAGCATGTCCTCGTAGTACGCCTCCGCCTCGGCCTCTGCCAGGGGGCGCAGGAAGCGCGAGTGCATGTACATGGCGGTGTCGATTAGCGTGGCCAACACCCAGAACAGCAGCTCAGGGTCGTCCGCGCGATAGCCGACGCCG
This DNA window, taken from Dehalococcoidia bacterium, encodes the following:
- a CDS encoding oxygenase MpaB family protein; protein product: MGLSSEVIEAPSPSRPFFPDGAAIRRVHREGVVLLGGGRALLMQVAHPAVAKGVAEHSGFRQGKRARLMRTLRPTLAIVFGTETQAHEAARSINRVHAGVAGVGYRADDPELLFWVLATLIDTAMYMHSRFLRPLAEAEAEAYYEDMLAAGGLLGVRRDLSPPDLRGFREYMALASSRLEVTPEAREIARDLFSGRGLSGLGGWALRQMTVALLEPELRDAYGFAWSAGQERASRALVRLAGVVLRHAPRAARGVPWFLLPPRQVQPG